A single region of the Lycium barbarum isolate Lr01 chromosome 2, ASM1917538v2, whole genome shotgun sequence genome encodes:
- the LOC132628022 gene encoding uncharacterized protein LOC132628022 encodes MSISLIPSSTITTTVPPPPLLRPPLVETKLFSRRNGVVWLSLIIAAPLTFPNSALSFGISGPKEWLRDQKKKTAKYLLAPIDASRNILRSAYLLLTKAESDFGEKELEEFQSLLKSAARDCVPQERSSFVQFQSSTGVEVCTFQLVVKNASSLLADKDPVKLAAETKLIDLIRSFASLSDMANDIDVQVASNRQKVANALMDTVTSLDNFEQGIKECLEV; translated from the exons ATGAGTATCTCCCTTATCCCTTCCTCCACCATCACCACCACAGTCCCTCCGCCGCCGTTGTTACGGCCGCCGCTGGTGGAAACGAAGTTATTCAGTCGTAGAAACGGTGTCGTTTGGCTTTCACTCATAATTGCTGCTCCTCTCACTTTCCCTAACTCCGCTCTCTCCTTCGGCATAT CAGGACCAAAAGAATGGCTAAGAGATCAAAAGAAGAAGACTGCTAAGTACCTTTTGGCTCCAATCGATGCTTCTAGAAACATCCTTCGCTCTGCTTATCTCTTACTTA CGAAAGCTGAATCTGATTTTGGTGAAAAGGAACTTGAAGAATTTCAGAGCTTATTGAAATCTGCTGCAAGGGATTGTGTGCCTCAAGAGAGGAGTTCCTTCGTTCAGTTTCAGTCAAGCACAGGAGTTGAG GTCTGCACTTTCCAGTTGGTTGTGAAAAATGCTTCTTCTTTGCTTGCTGACAAGGACCCCGTAAAGTTAGCAGCTGAAACCAAGCTTATTGATCTCATAAG GTCTTTTGCTTCTCTCAGTGACATGGCAAATGACATTGATGTGCAGGTTGCTTCTAATAG ACAAAAGGTTGCAAATGCTCTCATGGATACAGTAACCAGTCTGGACAACTTTGAGCAAGGCATCAAGGAATGCCTTGAAGTTTGA